ATGCAAAAAAGCTTAAAAGAACGCCGCTGCCGGCCGCCAGCAATGCGTTCAAGACCATCTGCACGGAGGCATCCCATTGGCCGTTCAAAACAAGCAGGCCGAGCGACAAAGCACGGTTAAAGAATATGGAGCGCCCTTCGTGTGCCGCGAACAGGTCTTTCAGGGACAGGCTTTTTTCAAAAAAAGGAATATAAAGCCCCCATGCTTCCGTTTCCCATTGTTCCCACCAGGGCAAAGCCGATCCGTAGAGGTTTGACAGCCAGAGCTTGGCGATGAAAACAGTCAGGAAAACGGCGGCCAGCCAGAAGAAAACCATTGCTTTGCCGCCGGTTGTTGTTGCGCCGGAATTCATAAGAGGTCGTTGCGGTAAAATAGAAGCGCCGCGGTGTTTCAATTGTTTTTTGACAGAAATGAAGTAAGCGGGCTGGTCGGCGCGGCCAGACCGTTCTGCGGCATCAGGCCCGCCAGGCACGCGGCGCGGCCGGCTTCCACCGCGCGGGCAAAGGCGGCCGCCATGGCGGCGGGATCGCCGGCCGCGGCAATGGCGCTGTTGACCAGCACGGCGGCGCAGCCCATTTCCATGGCCGCGGCCGCCTCGGAGGGCGACCGCAGGCCGGCGTCAATAATAACCGGCACCCGGCTTTCGCGGATAATCAGTTTGAGCAGTTCCGCCGCGGCGATGCCGCGTCCGCTGCCGATGGCGGAGCCCAAGGGCATAACGGACACACAACCGGCATCCTCCAGCCGTTTTGCCAGCACCGGGTCGGCGCCCATGTAAGGCATTACCAGGAACCCCTCCGCCGCGAGAATCCTGGCGGCCTCAAGCGTTTCAATTGGGTCGGGCATCAGGTGCATGGGATTCGGGTGAATTTCAACCTTGATGAACCTGCTCCCGCTCAGCTCGCGGGCGATATGCGCGGCTTTTACCGCCTCCCGGGCGTCGCGCGCGCCGGAAGTGTTCGGCATGATGGTCAGGTTTTTCATTTTGCGCAGGGGGGCGAGCAGGTCATCGGCGGGCATTTTGGGATTGATGCGGCGCAGGGCGACGGTAACCAGCCGCGCGCCGGAGATTCTGACGGCGGCGGCCATTGTTTTTGAATCGGAAAATTTACCGGTTCCCATTATAAGCCGGGAACTGAATTTATAGCCGCCGAGGACGAACGGGTCGCTGGTGTGTTTATTTTTCATGTCGGCCGTGCCTAAATTACTTCTTCTGCGTGGTCGTATGCTGATGGCCGCGTTTTTTCGCGGCCAACCGGGCGGCCGGCGGTTCTGCGCCGGGAAAGCGCCGTTTTACGTAATGCGTTTTTCGCGGTGCGCGGCGATAAAATTCATGCCGAACTCATCCTCGCCGTTCAGAAGCGCTTTGGCAAGCTGAAATGACTCGCCGGCCGGGTCAAGTTTCTTGAGAATATCGGCGTTAATCTGGAGGGGGTCAACGATGCCGCCGTCGCCGCCGGCTTCAACCGCGAGCCGGGCGAAAACCTGGTTGATCAATTTGCGGCAGGGCATGCCGAAGGAAACGTTGCTCAAGCCCCCTGTAATGTGAATGGCGGGATCGTATTTTTTGCGGGCGGCCGCGATTGTGTCCAGAAACATTTTGCCGTTCAAAGGATTGGTGGAAATGGTGTAAACCAGCGGATCCAGGTGCATGGCCGGATAACCGACTCCGGCCGCGAGAAGCTTCGGGATAAGTTTGTCAAAGTTTGCCATGCGTTCTTCCGCCGTGCCGGGCAGTCCTTTTTCGCCCGCGGCGGAGGCGACGACCGCGGCTTTGTATTCGGCAATCGGCTCCAGAAGCGCCAAGCGCTCCAGCGAAACGGAATTAACCACCGGCCGGCCGCGTTGCGGGTCGCAGGCTTTCAGACCGACGCGCAGAATCTCCACGTTGGAAGAATCAATGCTGAGCGGCAGGGAAGAGGCTTTCTGCACCGTGTCCGCCGTCCATTGCATGGCGCGGACGCGTTCTTCCAGGTCAAGGCTGTATTCATCCACGTTGACGTCAAGATAGGTTGCGCCCGCTTTTTCCTGTTTCAGGGCCATGGCGCGCAGATAGTCAAGTCCGGCTTCGCGGTCGGCGCCCTTGCCTTCCATGCCCTGGCGGATGGCCGCGGCGCAATGCTTGACTTTGCCGTTTTCCCATTCGCCGCCGGCCAGGATAATTTCCGGGAGCGGCATAAATTTCTTTTGGCCGGCTTCGTTATAAATGACCGCCGGCCGTCCGTCCGGGTCCGGGCCGATGAAATTGCCGTCCCGTTTTAAAACACGGGTGCAGTGAATGTTTTCCCCGATGATGATGAATTGCTTGATTTGCATGTTTGTATCCTTTTTTTTTAAGCCTGAAACAGGCGGGCTAATGCTTCTTCGGCCTGGTTATTTTTTTTATCTCCCTTTTTGCGGCGTCCAGCATGATCCCGGGGAGCGCCATGAAAACGCGCCGCCACTCCGCATTTGAGATAATATGCAGCCGATGCATTTTTCGGAACATCCGGACGACCTGCGCCGGGGTATAGAACCTGGTTCTTATCCGGTTGCGGATGCGTTTTAAGTCCTTGATGGTGTGTTTGTCCGAATAAACGGAGCCGTGCGTGGCGGTGTAGTGATAACCGGGGGTGCTCTCAATTACTTCTTTCAGCGGCGAATATTTGTCAACGCGCAGCTTCTGGAAACTGATTGAATCAAGCTTTAATTCCTGCGCGAACCGGGCGATGTAGACCATTTCTTCTTCCGTCTCGCCGATATTGCCGTAAATGAAATAACCGTGGATGAAGAAGTTATATTTGTTTAAAACTTTAAAGGCCGCCCTGATCTGTTCCTGGTTAAAGCCCTTGTTGAAGTTTTTTAAAACCTTGTCATGGGGCGATTCAATGCCGATAAGGAAAATTTTGAACCCGGCCTTTTCCGCTTTTTCCAGCAGTTCTTCATCCCGGGCGATTTCTATTCTGGTCTGCACGATGAACGACTTCCGGATTCCGCCGGCCGCGATTTGATCGCACAGCAGTTTGCTTCTGACGGGATTCGTGAAGAAGTTGTCGTCGCTGAACATGATGACGTCGGCCGTAATTCCCTTGATTTCCTCCATCACCGACTCAAGCGGTCTTTCAACATATTTCCTTTTCTGTCCGAGGGGATTCAGGCTAAAGGTGCAGAAGCGGCAGTTGAAAGGGCATCCCCTGGAAGCGAGCACCGTGTCAAAGGTCAGGTTTGTTATCGGAACGCCGTTCTGTATCCAGCGATAAGGATGTCTCCGCAGTGA
The sequence above is drawn from the Kiritimatiellia bacterium genome and encodes:
- a CDS encoding thiazole synthase, coding for MKNKHTSDPFVLGGYKFSSRLIMGTGKFSDSKTMAAAVRISGARLVTVALRRINPKMPADDLLAPLRKMKNLTIMPNTSGARDAREAVKAAHIARELSGSRFIKVEIHPNPMHLMPDPIETLEAARILAAEGFLVMPYMGADPVLAKRLEDAGCVSVMPLGSAIGSGRGIAAAELLKLIIRESRVPVIIDAGLRSPSEAAAAMEMGCAAVLVNSAIAAAGDPAAMAAAFARAVEAGRAACLAGLMPQNGLAAPTSPLTSFLSKNN
- a CDS encoding dihydropteroate synthase, yielding MQIKQFIIIGENIHCTRVLKRDGNFIGPDPDGRPAVIYNEAGQKKFMPLPEIILAGGEWENGKVKHCAAAIRQGMEGKGADREAGLDYLRAMALKQEKAGATYLDVNVDEYSLDLEERVRAMQWTADTVQKASSLPLSIDSSNVEILRVGLKACDPQRGRPVVNSVSLERLALLEPIAEYKAAVVASAAGEKGLPGTAEERMANFDKLIPKLLAAGVGYPAMHLDPLVYTISTNPLNGKMFLDTIAAARKKYDPAIHITGGLSNVSFGMPCRKLINQVFARLAVEAGGDGGIVDPLQINADILKKLDPAGESFQLAKALLNGEDEFGMNFIAAHREKRIT
- a CDS encoding radical SAM protein, encoding MKYQHALALNPYPRDSTATMGIFPPTGLEYIATNMKDLVGKITLLDLRYEPDYQDPETLSAFIKKEIDLLCISITWNSQFNAVCDFISKLPDEVTTVVGGNKATAEVESLFERCPNIDIIVRGEGEETIREIVGGRLLPDIAGLSYRENGKIVHNTNRPLPDVLHIPFPDRSLRRHPYRWIQNGVPITNLTFDTVLASRGCPFNCRFCTFSLNPLGQKRKYVERPLESVMEEIKGITADVIMFSDDNFFTNPVRSKLLCDQIAAGGIRKSFIVQTRIEIARDEELLEKAEKAGFKIFLIGIESPHDKVLKNFNKGFNQEQIRAAFKVLNKYNFFIHGYFIYGNIGETEEEMVYIARFAQELKLDSISFQKLRVDKYSPLKEVIESTPGYHYTATHGSVYSDKHTIKDLKRIRNRIRTRFYTPAQVVRMFRKMHRLHIISNAEWRRVFMALPGIMLDAAKREIKKITRPKKH